CCCTACACCCCACACCCCACACCCTGCCCCCACGAAAAACTTTTTGCCGCAAACCCTAGTTGAGACTCGACGGGTGGAGTCGGCAAGCGACAAAACCCGTCGCATTTTTATAACGCCTGCGATCGCAACCAAGCCACGGGTAAATAGAGCATTTTCTTGGGTAAAGGCACGAAGGCACGACGGGCAAAGACATCGTAATTATTTGCTTCAATTACGTCTAAAATGCCTTGATAAAGCAGTAAAGCCGCCCAAACCGGCCAACGGGAATCGGGATTAAGGGCGCGAATCCCCCTTTCGGCGGAATCGTAGTAATAACGGGCGCGCTCAATTTGGAAGCGCATTAACGCCTGCCAACGGTCATCATTAACCCCTTTGAGTAAATCGTCTTCGCTGTAGTTAAAACGCTCTAAATCCTCTAAAGGTAGATAAATCCGCCCACGATGGACATCTTCCCCCACATCCCGCAAAATATTGGTTAATTGATTGGCAATACCCAGATCGATCGCTTCTTCTTGAGGGATATAGACGCTTTGATTGCGTCGCCAAGGAGCCGAGCGATCGCCATCTTCCAATCCTAACACCGCGCTGGACATTAACCCCACCGTCCCCGCTACCCGATAGCAGTACAGTTTTAGTTCATCAAAGGTTTGATAACGACTGCGATAGAGATCCATCTGTTGCCCGGCGATCATATCCCGAAAGGGTTGGATATCCATGGGGAACTTTTCTAGAGTATCCACGAGAGCGACATCGGCATCCTCAAGGGCAACCCCAGAAAAGACGGTTTCTAGCTGTTTTTCCCATAAATCGAGGGTTTCAGAGGTAGTTAACCGGGCTTGGGGGCCATCGACCAGTTCATCGGTACGACGACACCAGACATAAATTGCCCAGATCGCTTGACGTTTTGGTTTCGGCATCAGGAGAGTACCGAGATAAAACGTTTTGGAATACTTCTCTGTAATCCGGCGACAGAGTTCGTAGGACTCCGCAAGGGAGACGAGGGGTTTGGTGGGGTGGGTCGGTTTTGGCAATTGGAGCATTCTGCTGGGGCGGAATGATTGACTTAGATTAACGGCGAACTGTGGCTAATGATATAGCATTGTCTCACTCAAGGCCATTTTCGTCATTAGTCCCTAGCCAGAGAATTAACGAGCGCTGGACACTGGTGTAGATTGGGTTTTATTCGGGTTTAGCGGTGCTGCGGGGTGATCTTTGCTGATCACTGCTGCCGCTAATTTCCCCGATAAAACCGCTCCTTCCATGCTTCCTAAATATTTTTGCATGGTATAGTCACCGGCGAGATAAAAATTCTCGATCGGAGTTTTTTGAGAAGGTCGATAAGCTTGTCGGCCAGGGGTGGCTTTATAAACCGATCGGGGAGTTTTCACCAGATGATATTTTAACAATTGACTGGGATTATCGCCAGTAAAATGTTGGGGAAAGAGTTTTTCTAGTTCTTTCATCGTGGCGGCGATAATTTCTTCATCGGATTTAGTAATCCAATCGTGAGCGGGAGCGAGAACTAATTCTAACATCGAGCGATCGGGGTTAGCGTATTCTTTACAGGTGTTGCTCATGTCAGCATAAACACTGAGTAAGGGCGAACGGGAGAATAATAAATGATCGATGTCGGTTAGTTTGCGATCAAACCAGAGGTGTAAATTAATAACAGGAACCCCTTCTAATCCTTCTAATTTTTGAAAGAATTTATCCTCTTGCCAAGGCTTAGGCAGTAAAACTTTTAAAGGATCTACAGGCATCGCAGAAACATAAATATCGGCTTCAAAAAGATAATCTTCCCCACCGTCTAAACCGCGCATTAAGAAGGCTTTAACCGTGCCATCTTCATTTAAGAGAATCTCTTTTAAAGGGGCATTTAAGCGCACTTCGCCACCTCTAGCGCTGATGTAATCGACTAAAGGTTGGCAGAGTCTTTCCGGGGGTGAACCGTCGAGAAAAGCCATTTTTGAGCCGTTTTTCTCCTGTAAAAAGCGGTTGAGGGCTGTTAGTAGAATCGTGGCGGAAATCTCGTTAGGATCGATAAAGTTTAGGGCTTTCGACATAGCGATAAACACTTCTTTTTCTACCCTAGGGGGTATGTTTTGTTTCTCTAACCATTCCGACCAAGAATATTTATCCATCTCCTCGACGTAACTTTGTCCTTTAACAATGGCAGGGATTAAACCGAGTCCAAATTTAATTTTTTCCTCCCAAGTTAACATATCGTTATTGCGGAGAATGGCAACAATACCGTTAATTGGGGCGGGAATATCAGGGAAGTCAAACCGCGAATAGGTCCCAGGTTTTTCCGGCTGATTGAAGATCATCGAGTGTTCTTTCCACTGTAGGCGATCCTCTATGCCTAATTCTTGGAATAATTGCAGCATATTGGGATAAGCGCCAAAGAAGATATGTAAACCGGTTTCGTACCAGTCCCCATCGGCATCTTTCCAAGCGGCAATTTTTCCCCCTAATACATCGCGACGTTCCAGTACGATGGGCGTATGTCCCGCATCGACAAGGTATTTCGCACAAGATAATCCGGCTAGTCCCGCACCAGCGATCGCAACTCGCATCGTTTCCTATCTACTCTCTAATGTCTTGTCTTTATCACATTCGCTATTATACTTCACATTTCGTTACATTTTTTTCAGATTGTCGAGAAGGCAAAAGGCAGGAGGCAAAAGGCAGGAGGCAAAAGGCAGGAGGCAAAAGGCAGGAGGCAGGAGGCAAAAGGCAAAAGGCAAAAGGCAGGAGGCAGGAGGCAAAAGGCAAAAGGCAGGAGGCAGGAGGCAAAAGGCAGGAGGCAGGAGATTATTTTTATTTATTCTCCCCCTGCAACGCGCACAAAGTGGTCTCCCCACTTCCTTGATAACTGCTGACTGCTTACTGATAACTGCTCACTGATAACTGCTCACTGATAACTGCTCACTGATAACTGTTTGCTGGTCACTGATAACTGATAACTGATATTGTGATATGTAATTAGCTTAATTCGCTTACCTTTTTAGTTCACGCGTACACCCTCTTCAATCGATCGCTATGACTTTTCCCACTACGTCACCCCAAGTCTCGGAAATAGAGAATAATCGTGCTTGGCATAATTTAACTGGCGAACAAACCCTAGAAATACTGAGAACCAATGGGGAAACCGGCTTAATCGAGGCTGAAATTGTTAAAAGAAAGGATATTTTCGGGTTAAATGAACTAAAAGAAACGGGGGGACGTAGCCCGTTAATGATTCTCTGGGAACAGTTTACTAACATTATGTTAGTGATGCTGATTGCCGTGGCGGTGGTTTCGGCGGTTTTGGACCTGAAAAAAGGGGAATTTCCCAAAGATGCGATCGCTATTTTTACGATTGTTATTTTAAACGGTATTTTAGGATATTTACAGGAAAGTCGGGCAGAAAAGGCATTAGCCGCCCTTAAGCAGTTATCCTCGCCGAAAGTCCGGGTTATCCGTAATGGTAGCACCTTTGAAGTGGCGGCCAAGGAACTCGTACCCGGGGATATCATGTTACTGGAAGCGGGGGTACAAATTGCCG
This Microcystis wesenbergii NRERC-220 DNA region includes the following protein-coding sequences:
- the crtB gene encoding 15-cis-phytoene synthase CrtB — encoded protein: MLQLPKPTHPTKPLVSLAESYELCRRITEKYSKTFYLGTLLMPKPKRQAIWAIYVWCRRTDELVDGPQARLTTSETLDLWEKQLETVFSGVALEDADVALVDTLEKFPMDIQPFRDMIAGQQMDLYRSRYQTFDELKLYCYRVAGTVGLMSSAVLGLEDGDRSAPWRRNQSVYIPQEEAIDLGIANQLTNILRDVGEDVHRGRIYLPLEDLERFNYSEDDLLKGVNDDRWQALMRFQIERARYYYDSAERGIRALNPDSRWPVWAALLLYQGILDVIEANNYDVFARRAFVPLPKKMLYLPVAWLRSQAL
- the pds gene encoding 15-cis-phytoene desaturase, which codes for MRVAIAGAGLAGLSCAKYLVDAGHTPIVLERRDVLGGKIAAWKDADGDWYETGLHIFFGAYPNMLQLFQELGIEDRLQWKEHSMIFNQPEKPGTYSRFDFPDIPAPINGIVAILRNNDMLTWEEKIKFGLGLIPAIVKGQSYVEEMDKYSWSEWLEKQNIPPRVEKEVFIAMSKALNFIDPNEISATILLTALNRFLQEKNGSKMAFLDGSPPERLCQPLVDYISARGGEVRLNAPLKEILLNEDGTVKAFLMRGLDGGEDYLFEADIYVSAMPVDPLKVLLPKPWQEDKFFQKLEGLEGVPVINLHLWFDRKLTDIDHLLFSRSPLLSVYADMSNTCKEYANPDRSMLELVLAPAHDWITKSDEEIIAATMKELEKLFPQHFTGDNPSQLLKYHLVKTPRSVYKATPGRQAYRPSQKTPIENFYLAGDYTMQKYLGSMEGAVLSGKLAAAVISKDHPAAPLNPNKTQSTPVSSAR